One Mycobacterium paraseoulense genomic window, CGAGGTCGCCGTGGCTCCCGAAAGGCTGGGCTGAACAGCGGAAATGGGCCTCCCAGGAAACTGTCAGCAGCTAATCAGCGGCGCGGCCGTGTAGTCCGTTTACCCTTCGTGTTGGTGAACAGCAGCGAAACGACATGGCAACGGGCCATCAACTCGGCGACGGGCACTCGCCCGCCGCCGGTTGCGCCCGCGTTGCGCCAGGAGTCCGACACCTAGGGGTGGTGGGCCTCGACGGCCGCAACGTGCACCGACAGCGCGGTCGGTTACCCAGGGCCTGGATGTGGCTTGAGGCCCGGGCGACACTAACAATTCGGCCGACAGGCCCGCGATGAGATTGCGCACTTAAGCCGCCCACGTTTTGTAGTGAGGCATCGGCTCATTTCGCTATTTCGCGATATACCAATTAGGAGGTTTTTGAGCGGGTAATCCCGTCGTCCTCTTCATTGAAATCGAACCTGGGAAATCGGCACGAGCGCCGATCCCGTTAATTGGGATCTCTAAGTTCAACGCTTTACGAATTTCGTTCTGAAGCGTTGCCAAGTGCTGCGCGCAACCCGCGTTAGCTGGTTCGATACCCGACTATCGACATTGCCAGAATTGCAGAGTTCTCACACCATGCGGGGAGGCTGTGACATTCGTTTTTTACACCGCGTTACCCGACAGGAAACGTCGAACGAATACGTTGCGGTGACGCTGACTTATATTCGTGAAGCGGTCGGACGAACGGGCCGAATACCAATCTGTGTGGGGTTTTCAGTGAGGAAGGTAATGGCGTGTTGTCTGACGTGTGTGAAATAAGCTCATGGCTTCAATAGCGGATTTGATGCATTTCATTAGAACCATGGCGCGGATGCGGCCAGGGCCGCAAAGCCGCACCTACCATGGCGGCCACTTAGGGGACCGGAGGTAGTACATGCTGGATTTCGGGGCGCTTCCGCCGGAGATCAACTCGGGGCGGATGTACGTCGGTGCGGGGTCGGGTCCGCTGTTGGCCGCCGCGGCGGCGTGGGACGAGTTGGCCGCGGAGTTGCAGGCCGCCGGAGCGTCGTACAGCTCGGCGGTCGAAGCGCTGGCTACGGGACCGTGGACGGGAGCGTCGTCGATAGCGATGGCTGCCGCCGCGGCACCGTACGTGGCGTGGATGAACGCCACCGGCGCTCAGGCCGAAGCGACCGGCGCCCAGGCCAAGCTGGCCGCGGGCGCCTATGAGGCGGCGTTCGCGGCCACGGTGCCGCCGCCGGTGATCGCGGCCAATCGGGCGCTGCTGGCCACCTTGATCGCCACGAACATCCTCGGCCAGAACACCCCGGCGATCGCCGCCACCGAAGCCCAATACATGGAGATGTGGGCGCAGGACGCCGCCGCGATGTACGGCTACGCGGCCTCGTCGGCGACCGCGTCGCAGCTCGCCCCATTCGCCGAGCCGCCGCAGACCACCAACCAGTCGGCCGCACCGATGCAGGCGGCCGCGGTCACCCAGTCCAGTGCGCAGTCCAGCTCGAACACCGCCGCGCAGCTGTCGCAGCTGAGCACCACGTTGCAACCGGCACTGCAAACCGTGAACAGCGCCGGCACAACGACGACCGCGGCGTCCAGCCCGTCGCTCACGGTGCCACCTGCAATAACCAACTGGAACACCTTCTGGTCGGCCGTCACCGGCGTGTACTCGCCGCAGTCGTGGAGCACCATTCCCGGCGGTCCGTTCCTGTCGTTCGGGCAGGCGTACGCGTGGGGCCAGAACGGACAGAGCGCCGCGGCCTATTTGTCCGGCCCGAAGGCGATCAGCGGCGCGCTCGCCCCGCTGACCAGCGGTCCCAGTGCGGTGAAGCCCATGCTCAGCTCCGCGGTCGGCGGCCAGGTATCGGGGTCCATGGGTAAAGCGGCCCTGGTCGGGAGCATGTCAGTGCCCGAGGGCTGGACGGAAGCGGCCCCGGCAATGCGGACGATCGCGCAAGTGATACCCACCAACTTCGCCGCCGCGCCCGCCGCCACGCTGGCCGGCGAGGAGGGGATGTTCAGCCAGATGGGACTGTCCAGCTTGTTGGGACGCGCCGTCGCCAGCAGCGCAACCCACTCGGTGGGCGCCACTGCCGCCAAGGCCGCCGGTTCGCTGGGCGGTGTCGTCGCCGAGGCTGACCCGGCCGCGGCCACGATCATCGTTATCCCGTGCATCGAGGAGTGACGCCGATGACCGCCACGCTCAGCCACCCAGCACCGTCCGCCCACGCGCCCGAGTAGGGAGACAGCATGTTTTACGGAGCCTTTCCGCCGGAGTTCAATTCAGGCCGGATGTACAGCGGCCCGGGAGCCGAGTCGCTGGTCGCCGCGGCTACGGCTTGGGAGAACTTGGCCGCCGACCTGCAGTCCACGGCGTCCGCCTATTCGTCGGTGATCTCAAGCCTGAGCACTGGGCCCTGGGTTGGCCCGTCGTCGCTCGCCATGGCGTCCGCGGCGGCACCCTATGTGGCCTGGTTACAGCAAACCGCGGCCCAGGCCGCCCAAACCGCGACCCTGGCCACGGAGGCCGCCTCCGCGTATGAGACCGCCTTCGCCGCGCACGTGCCGCCGCCCGTGATCGCGGCCAACCGCGCGCTGCTGGCGCAGCTGGTGGCGACCAACCTGTTCGGGCAGAACACCGCGGCGATCGCGGCCAACGAGGCCGAGTACGGCGATATGTGGGCCCAGGACGCGACGGCGATGGACACCTACTTCGCCTCCTCGGCGACCACGTCCAACAGCTTGCAGCAGTTCAGCCCGGCTCCCCAGACGACCAACGAATCGGCGGCGCCGATGCAGGCGGCCGCGCTGACCCAGACCGCCAACACCGCGGCCGGCAACGTGACGAAGAGCGTCGCGGGAACGGCCAACCTGGCGAGCACCGCCACCGGTGCCACTGGGCCGCTGGCCTGGCTCGCCGACCTCGGCACCGCCTACCAGACGTTCTGGACGAACCTGTTGAACACGATCCCGGGCGGGGCGAACTTCTATACGGCCATGTACAACGCCGTCAAGGTGCCCCTCGGCCTCACGACGACGTTCAATGACATCGGCCTGCTCATCAACTTCCCCGTGTCGCAGTGGCTCAAATTCGCTCCGCCCGTCGCCTACGGCGCGCTGCCGAAGGACGCGCTTGGGGCCGGGCTCGGGGCGTTGGGCTTCAGCCGGGGAACACTCTTCGACGCGCTCAGCCCGACGGCGGGCTTCGCCCGCGGCACGCTGGTGGGGTCGTTGACCGTTCCACCCAGCTGGGCGTCGGCCACCCCGGCCATCAGGACCGTTGCCGCCGCGCTGTCGGCCGCCGGGCCCGAGGCGGTGCCCGCCGCCGCGCTCGGTGAGGGCAGCCTGTTCAGTTCGATGGGGATGGCGGGGATGCTCGGAAGCGCGCTCGGCGCCGGAGGACCCACCGTGGTCGGCGCCGGTGTGCGCAACCGGATGAAACCGATCAAGGACCTCAAAGACCCACAATCGCCCGAACAGCTCAAGCGTCTGGTCGCGCAGATATCGGAGAAACCGGAAACGGTGCAGCACCACAACGTCGACCAGGAAGGCCTCGACGCCCTGCTAGAGCAGCTGGCGAAGAAACCCGGCATCCACGCTGTGCACCTGAAAAAGGGCGACAAGTCCAAAGTCTTGCCTGCCGATGCCCAGTTGGGTTGAGTGCCAACGTGATTCGTCGTCTACCAGGAAAACGCCCGGCGGCAGATGTGGGTAAGGCATCTTCCCGTCGCCAAGAGAAAGGTGAGTAGAAATGAAACGGCTGCTAGCGCTATTGGCTGTCCCCGCCGTCATCGGCCTGGCCGCACCGGCGTACGCCGGTCCTCCGCCCGTACCCGACGGTGACGACGGGGCCTTCCTGTCCGCCCTGCACCAGGCCGGCTTCACCTTCGCCAATCCGGAGGCGGCGGTTGGGGCGGGCCGGGCGGTGTGTTCGTGCCTGAACAACGGCGAATCTGGCCTGGAGCTGGTGCACGACGTGAAGACACACAACCCGGGAATGGACATGGAGATGGCCTCCAACTTCGCGATGCTTTCCGCGAAATACTATTGCCCGCACCAACTCAGCAAAGCGTGATCGGGGCGGAACGATCCTCGTATTACGTTGGCCCGTAGGGCATTACGTCAAGTGACGCCCGCGCTGCGATCGGCAGCGCAACATGAGACAATCACCGGTTATGAGGCTGCTACCGGCGTTGATCGGCTTTTCGGCCGTGCTCGCGCTTGCCGCCCCCGCGGGCGCTGACCCGGATGCCGCGGGCGTCGACGAGGCGAGCT contains:
- a CDS encoding PPE family protein; the encoded protein is MFYGAFPPEFNSGRMYSGPGAESLVAAATAWENLAADLQSTASAYSSVISSLSTGPWVGPSSLAMASAAAPYVAWLQQTAAQAAQTATLATEAASAYETAFAAHVPPPVIAANRALLAQLVATNLFGQNTAAIAANEAEYGDMWAQDATAMDTYFASSATTSNSLQQFSPAPQTTNESAAPMQAAALTQTANTAAGNVTKSVAGTANLASTATGATGPLAWLADLGTAYQTFWTNLLNTIPGGANFYTAMYNAVKVPLGLTTTFNDIGLLINFPVSQWLKFAPPVAYGALPKDALGAGLGALGFSRGTLFDALSPTAGFARGTLVGSLTVPPSWASATPAIRTVAAALSAAGPEAVPAAALGEGSLFSSMGMAGMLGSALGAGGPTVVGAGVRNRMKPIKDLKDPQSPEQLKRLVAQISEKPETVQHHNVDQEGLDALLEQLAKKPGIHAVHLKKGDKSKVLPADAQLG
- a CDS encoding DUF732 domain-containing protein, which produces MKRLLALLAVPAVIGLAAPAYAGPPPVPDGDDGAFLSALHQAGFTFANPEAAVGAGRAVCSCLNNGESGLELVHDVKTHNPGMDMEMASNFAMLSAKYYCPHQLSKA
- a CDS encoding PPE family protein, with amino-acid sequence MLDFGALPPEINSGRMYVGAGSGPLLAAAAAWDELAAELQAAGASYSSAVEALATGPWTGASSIAMAAAAAPYVAWMNATGAQAEATGAQAKLAAGAYEAAFAATVPPPVIAANRALLATLIATNILGQNTPAIAATEAQYMEMWAQDAAAMYGYAASSATASQLAPFAEPPQTTNQSAAPMQAAAVTQSSAQSSSNTAAQLSQLSTTLQPALQTVNSAGTTTTAASSPSLTVPPAITNWNTFWSAVTGVYSPQSWSTIPGGPFLSFGQAYAWGQNGQSAAAYLSGPKAISGALAPLTSGPSAVKPMLSSAVGGQVSGSMGKAALVGSMSVPEGWTEAAPAMRTIAQVIPTNFAAAPAATLAGEEGMFSQMGLSSLLGRAVASSATHSVGATAAKAAGSLGGVVAEADPAAATIIVIPCIEE